In a single window of the Candidatus Eisenbacteria bacterium genome:
- the hutU gene encoding urocanate hydratase, with protein MERSVTEAPTPSLRGEPPAEPVRAPRGPNRSCRGWHQEAALRMLMNNLDPEVAEKPQDLVVYGGTGRAARSWPAFHAIVRSLRELNDDETLLVQSGKPVAVAKTHPEAPRVLIANSLLVPAWATWDEFRALEAKGLTMYGQMTAGSWIYIGTQGILQGTYETFAAAARRFGGESLRGRWTLTAGLGGMGGAQPLAVTMNEGVCLAVEVDPARVKRRLETRYLDKATSSLDEAMRWAEEAVKKGTPLSIGLVGNAAEILPELARRGARPDLVTDQTSAHDELNGYVPSGMPLEEALRLRVGDPKGYVARALESMAAHVRAMRAFQDQGSLTFDYGNNIRGQARRAGVEDAFRIPGFVPEFIRPLFCEGKGPFRWVALSGNPADIAATDRAVLELFPENEALRRWIRLAGERVAFQGLPARICWLGMGERERFGEALHRLVERGEVEAPIVIGRDHLDCGSVASPYRETEAMKDGSDAIADWPILNALLNAVSGASWVSVHHGGGVGIGNSIHAGVVMVADGTPSGLARLKRVLTNDPATGVWRHVDAGYPEAVAAAKRHHLRVPTQP; from the coding sequence ATGGAACGCAGCGTGACCGAAGCACCCACCCCGAGTCTCCGCGGCGAGCCGCCCGCGGAGCCCGTGCGCGCGCCGCGCGGCCCCAACCGCTCGTGCCGCGGCTGGCACCAGGAGGCCGCGCTCCGGATGCTGATGAACAATCTGGATCCGGAAGTGGCGGAGAAGCCGCAAGACCTCGTCGTGTACGGCGGCACCGGACGAGCCGCGCGCTCCTGGCCCGCGTTCCACGCCATCGTTCGCTCGCTCCGAGAGCTGAACGACGACGAGACGCTCCTCGTGCAGTCCGGGAAACCCGTTGCGGTCGCGAAGACGCATCCCGAGGCGCCGCGCGTCCTGATCGCGAACTCGCTCCTCGTTCCCGCGTGGGCGACCTGGGACGAGTTTCGCGCGCTCGAGGCGAAGGGACTCACGATGTACGGCCAGATGACCGCCGGGTCGTGGATCTACATCGGCACGCAGGGAATCCTCCAGGGGACGTACGAGACGTTCGCCGCGGCCGCGCGGCGGTTCGGCGGCGAGTCGCTCCGCGGACGGTGGACGCTCACGGCCGGGCTGGGCGGGATGGGAGGCGCGCAGCCCCTCGCGGTCACGATGAACGAGGGCGTGTGCCTCGCGGTCGAGGTGGATCCGGCGCGCGTGAAGCGGCGGCTCGAGACGCGATACCTCGACAAGGCGACGTCGTCGCTCGACGAGGCGATGCGATGGGCGGAAGAGGCGGTGAAGAAGGGAACGCCGCTCTCGATCGGGCTCGTCGGGAACGCGGCCGAGATCCTGCCCGAGCTCGCGCGCCGCGGCGCGCGTCCGGATCTCGTCACCGATCAGACGTCCGCGCACGACGAGCTGAACGGATACGTTCCCTCGGGAATGCCGCTCGAGGAAGCGCTCCGGCTCCGGGTGGGCGACCCCAAGGGATACGTCGCCCGCGCGCTCGAGTCCATGGCGGCGCACGTGCGCGCGATGCGCGCCTTCCAGGACCAGGGCTCCCTCACCTTCGACTACGGGAACAACATCCGCGGCCAGGCGCGCCGCGCCGGCGTGGAGGACGCGTTCCGGATCCCGGGGTTCGTCCCCGAGTTCATCCGCCCGCTCTTCTGCGAGGGCAAGGGTCCCTTCCGGTGGGTCGCGCTGTCCGGAAATCCCGCCGACATCGCGGCGACCGACCGCGCGGTGCTCGAGCTCTTCCCGGAGAACGAGGCCCTGCGGCGCTGGATCCGGCTCGCGGGCGAGCGCGTGGCGTTTCAGGGCCTCCCGGCGCGGATCTGCTGGCTCGGCATGGGCGAGCGCGAGCGCTTCGGCGAGGCGCTCCACCGCCTCGTCGAGCGGGGCGAGGTGGAGGCGCCGATCGTCATCGGACGCGATCATCTCGACTGCGGTTCGGTGGCGTCTCCGTATCGCGAGACCGAGGCGATGAAGGACGGCAGCGACGCCATCGCGGACTGGCCGATCCTGAACGCGCTCCTGAACGCGGTGTCGGGCGCCTCGTGGGTGTCGGTCCATCACGGGGGCGGCGTCGGCATCGGGAACTCGATCCACGCGGGCGTCGTGATGGTCGCGGACGGAACGCCGTCCGGGCTCGCGCGCCTGAAGCGGGTCCTCACGAACGATCCCGCGACCGGCGTCTGGCGCCACGTGGACGCGGGCTATCCCGAAGCGGTCGCGGCCGCCAAGCGGCATCACCTGCGAGTGCCCACGCAGCCGTGA